Proteins encoded together in one Hevea brasiliensis isolate MT/VB/25A 57/8 chromosome 16, ASM3005281v1, whole genome shotgun sequence window:
- the LOC110648479 gene encoding uncharacterized protein LOC110648479, whose product MASGEEVVIFTDTNIGTHIAMAVSPDITAADFKREVERKHLSIFPQLGEIEAHGLMVKRKSCFYHLTGSLPVKYAFQGLKGTWFLHVEVQRSNDMDKPGLSHCLAAKNDNHDSDGSNINDYCVTNTDKNNINNGSKKRIKGLLSIKPLAEELWKTAPHFNKKGKKKKSMIHLDHRLDDIEKECPIIIKETPDSTDNESVQMSRNKVKPVIRSSSPLVHTPIERSPEVLSERDILDIQGNSSGLNFASRCYDPQNSEVASFAAESGLEKQLKGRRNDNSNIQAYSAPRFATKTPPRTPPSLLPTDPGPGSSRNKLEITAAVGRRILIAAKKLRVSGNKQRPVIYFHRFRGASSVPFVSRISVFEISDSDD is encoded by the exons ATGGCATCTGGTGAGGAAGTGGTAATCTTTACGGACACAAACATTGGCACTCACATTGCCATGGCCGTCTCTCCAGATATCACTGCTGCTGATTTCAAGA GAGAGGTTGAGAGAAAGCACTTAAGTATTTTCCCACAACTAGGAGAAATTGAAGCGCATGGGTTAATG GTGAAGCGAAAAAGTTGCTTCTACCACCTCACAGGGTCTCTGCCTGTAAAGTATGCTTTTCAGGGTCTCAAAGGAACATGGTTTCTTCATGTGGAAGTACAACGTTCAAATGATATGGATAAGCCTGGCCTATCCCACTGTCTAGCTGCAAAAAATGACAATCATGATTCTGATGGTAGCAACATCAATGATTATTGTGTTACTAACACTGATAAGAACAATATAAACAACGGTagtaaaaagaggatcaaaggaCTCCTCAGCATTAAACCTCTTGCAGAAGAACTTTGGAAAACTGCCCCCCATTTCAATAAAAaggggaagaaaaagaaaagcatGATTCACCTAGATCACAGACTGGATGACATTGAGAAGGAATGCCCTATTATAATTAAAGAAACCCCAGATTCTACTGATAATGAAAGTGTTCAAATGTCAAGAAATAAGGTTAAGCCTGTCATTCGTTCTTCCAGCCCTCTGGTCCACACCCCCATCGAAAGGTCACCAGAAGTACTATCTGAAAGAGATATCCTTGACATCCAAGGAAACTCTTCAGGGTTGAATTTTGCGAGTAGATGTTATGATCCTCAAAACTCTGAAGTTGCTTCCTTTGCCGCTGAGAGTGGACTAGAGAAACAGCTGAAGGGCAGAAGGAATGATAACTCAAATATTCAAGCTTATTCTGCTCCACGGTTTGCCACTAAAACACCTCCAAGGACGCCGCCTTCTCTATTGCCCACTGATCCTGGCCCTGGAAGCTCAAGGAATAAGCTTGAAATAACTGCTGCCGTTGGGAGACGTATTCTGATTGCTGCAAAAAAGCTGAGAGTCTCTGGGAACAAGCAAAGACCAGTTATTTATTTCCATAGATTCAGAGGTGCTTCCAGTGTGCCATTTGTTTCTAGAATTTCAGTGTTTGAGATCAGTGACAGTGATGACTAA